ATATCGTCCGGACTTTTTCATGCTAGGCCGCCAAGGCCTCATTTAACTCTTCAATAATTACATCCGAATCCTCGCCAAAGAATTGATGCTCCCGGCTCAAACCACCTTCCGGGGTGGAAGGTGCATAATCAAAATCGGTCGATCCCATCATCCCTGTCAACCGTGACACGAATACGTTCTGGATGTCGTCCGTCTCAATATCGATTGAATTGACCCGGTAGCCGACGGAGATTATGGCATCCAGATTATAATGGGTTAACGTTCGCCGAACCTGCCTTTTTCCCTCTTTTTGAACTGCCGAGAAATCCTCGGTAGTTGCTTTTTTCTCAAGTTCCTCATCCGCAAAAATATTTTTCAGATGGAGGCTGATATTGTCCGAGGAGGTGTCAAAGAGTTCTGCCATCTGCCTCTGGGTAAGCCAGACGGTGTCGCGGTCGAGCCGCACCTCAACGGTTCTCTCTTCTGCCTCATAGATAATTATTTCAACATGCTCATTTTGCATATCAAGCCGCCAAAGCCTCATTCAATTCTTCAATTATCACATTCAACTCCTCGCCAAAAAGTTGGTGTACCTTTCCCAGCCCGCCTTGCTGGGCAAATGGCGCATAGTCGAAATCGTCGGTTTCAATGCCGAGATTGGCGGCGATATGGTCGCGGATCATGATCAGCCAGTTACGCTGTTCGTCGGTAAATTTCCTGCCGCTTGCCTCCTGCTGGGCGAGCCAGGCCTTGAAGTTGGCCTCAACCTTTTCCGGAAACGGTACCAGCTCATTCTCCTGATGCATGGCAAAGCGGACCAGGGAAACAAGATCAGTCAAAATATGCGGGGCATTGGCCCCCTTGACCCTGGCCTTTTCCAGAGCCGCATAAGCATCCCAGAGATTATCAACCCGGAAATGGTGCGGCGGCTTTTCGATCCGAGCGGCCAGCTCCTTGATATCCGCAAAACGCAAGCGGCTCTTGTAGGGCCTGCTGTAGAGAACCTGCAGGGCGGTGATCTCGTCGCGGTTGTCGGCCAGAAACTGCTCGAAGGATTGGACCATGGACTTGACCTTTTCCAGGGCCTCGACGGAAAACGCGGCGGAGATCACCTGATCTTCACTGATGTTATCAATGATCTGCTCGTTCTTTCGCTTGACCTCGACCAGGAAGTTGCGGAGCGCCGGATTATGCAGCGGCCTGGTGGCCTCGACAATCAGTTTGACCCCGGCCTGTTTGATCTGCTCTTCGCTGGGCTCGGTGCCGCCGTTATCCTGCCTGGCCCTGTCAATCTGATTGTCGGGCTTGATGGCGGTGACCAGACCCGCGGTCAACTGTTCGATGGTCTTACCATTGGAAAGAAGGGTCACCTGGCGGTCATCCGCAGGGGTTATCTGGCGGCCGATGCGGGCCATGCGGGCGGCAAGGGACGAGATCACATCCGGCTCGGTATTGCCAAGCGCGATCGCCTGCAGGAGTTTTTCGAAACTGACCGTGGGCTTTCTCTCCATGGGCCGGGAATCGGTCTTGTCCATCTCGCAGACGCCGACGCAATCGACAATGATGAAATGGTCCTTGACCCTGGCATCCGGGGTGACCGATTGTAAGTCGCTCTGGTTGATGATCCGGACGCCGCGGCCCTTCATCTGCTCGAAGAAGGAGCGGGAGCGGACGGCCCGCATGAACATGACGATTTCCAGCGGCTTGATGTCGGTGCCGGTGGCGATCATGTCAACGGTAACGGCGATGCGGGGATTGAAGCTGTTGCGGAAGGAGGCGATCAGCTGTTCCGGCGTGCCGCCGGAGGTTCTGTAGGTGATCTTCTGGGCGAAATCGTTGCCCTTGCCAAACTCCTCGCGGATGATCTTGACGATATCCTCGGCGTGGCTGTCGTCTTTCGCGAAGATCAGGGTCTTGGGCACATATTCGCGGCCCGGAAAGATCTCGGTCAGCACCTTGTCGCGAAAGGTTTGGACAATGGTGCGGATTTGGTCGACGGCCACCACATCGCGGTCGAGCTTGTTGGGATCGTACTCGAAATCTTCATCGAGCTTTTCCCAGCGGGTGGTGCGGGTCTCGCGGTCGCGTTTGTCGATATAGTAGCCGGACTCAACCTTGGAGCCTGCTTCGGTGATCCTGGTCTTGATTCGGTAGACATCGTAATTGACGTTGACGCCATCGGCCACGGCCCGTTCGTGATCGTATTCCATCACCAGGTTGCGGTTGAAGAAGCCGAAGGTCTGCTTGGACGGGGTAGCGGTGAGGCCGATGAGAAAAGCGTCGAAATACTCCAGCACCTGCCGCCAGAGGTTGTAGATGGAGCGATGGCATTCATCGGTGATGATGAAATCAAAGGTTTCGATGGGGATATCGGGGTTGTATTCCAGGGGTGGGATTTCCTTGAACAGACTGTCCAGCCCGTGAGGCGATTGGTCCTCGGCCTCTTCGGGGAGCTCTTGGCCCCGGAGCATGGAGTAAAGCCGCTGGATGGTGCAAATGCAGACCTTTGCGGTGGTATCGATGGTGTTGGAGGTGAGGCGCTGGACGATGAACTCCTCGCTGAACTTGTAATTGTTGTAGGGTGAGACGTATTGCTGGAACTCTTTTAAGGTCTGCTTGCCCAGGTTGCCGCGATCGACCAGAAAGAGGACGCGCTTGGCCCCGGCGAACTTGATGAGCCGGTAGATAATGGAAATGGCGGTGAAGGTCTTGCCGCTGCCGGTGGCCATCTGGATCAGCGACCGGGGGCAGTCGCGGGCCAGGGATTTTTCGAGATTTTTGACCGCCTGGATCTGGGCGGGCCAGAAACCGTCTTCGATGAGAGGCGGCATGGTGCGGAGGCGGCCCCGCAGGGTGGAATGCCGGCTGAGATATCCGGAAGTTGCTTCGGCGGTTTGGCTGGGGATTTTCTCTGCTTCCTCGAAAAGATACTCCGGCTTATGAAAGGCGAAGACCTGGCGGGAGCGGGGGGCGGGATCAAGGTTATTGGTAAATCTGGTCTCGTCGCCGGTGGATTCGTAACAAAAGGGCAGCGGTTTGGCCCAGGCAGGGAGGCCGTCGGGCAGGCCGTGGGCGTATTTGTCGGACTGGATCTCAACCCCGGTTAGCGTAGTGCCGGTCTTTTTGGCCTCGATGACGCCTGCGGCCTTGGCGTCCACATAGAGAAGATAATCGGCAAAGCCATGTCCGCTTTTCAGGGGAAATTCACGGATAGCCACGCCCTTGGCGGCAAAGATGTTGGTGTCCTTGACATCCTGAACCAGCCAACCGGCCTGGGTAAGCAGTTGATCTATTTTTTCGCGGGCGTGAATTTCGCAGGTCATGAGTTTTCATTTATCTCATATCATGGTTGCAGCAAGATATTTTTCATTTTTTATCTTTTGTTTTTCCCGCAAGCAAGCTCTGCAGATTGGCAAAGGGGTTGTGGGTGACGGATGATGGCCGCTCACCCGGAATGGTCGGACCATCCTGCCACTCGGATTCCAGGAAGCGAGAATGCTCATTGTCGTGGCAATAGAGGCAGAGCAGCTCCCAGTTGCTGCCGTCCGGGGGGTTGTTGTCGTGGTTGTGGTCCTTGTGGTGGACGGTGAGATCCTTGAGCTTTTTGCCGGAAAATTCCCTGCCGCACTTGGCGCATACCCAGGGAAAAATTTTTAATGCCTGTTCCCGGTAGGTTTTCTGCCGGAGTTCCAGGTCGCGCAGGGCGTCGGTTATTGCCCGGCCCTTGGCGTTTGTTGCGGATAACGCCTGTTTGGTCGTCATGTGTCGATCTCCATTGAAACCAGCATGAAAGAAAGAGCCATAAATGTCAATATTGTTGACGTATTGGTCGCCACGGCCGGAAACGAAAAAAAGAGATTTCCTGTTTGAGCTCGATCTGATGAATGGTATGATTCACAGGGAAGCGATTTTTTGTCTGCCCGCACAATTCATCCTCCGGAGTCCAATTGATGAAGCCGCTTATCGACACCCAGGAATTTCTTTCTCTTTCGTCTTTTCTAAATTACCAGCTCGCCGGCGAACCTGTCAACTGGCGGGGTATTCTTAACCTGATGGGGGGGGAGGCCCTGGAGCAGGACGAGATGTCGGAGGGTTTCCTTCTGGAGGCGCTCGAGTATCTCGGCGACGCTTACGGGAAACAGAAACGCCGCCTTGGCCCTCTTGCCATTCTTCATCCGATCCGTGCTTCAACCCTACTGGCCAGGGCCTGTGACCAGCCCAGCACCCTCAATCTGCTCTGCGCCCTTTTTCATGACAAAGAGGAGGATCTCACCTCGGAAAAATACAGCCCGGAAATCTGGAGCCGCCTTGATGCCAAGTTTCATCATCTGCTGGAAAAAATAGATGCCGGGGCGAACTGGTTTCTCAACGAGCGGATCGCCTTTCTGGCCAAGCCGCAAGGGCAGAATTATACCGCATATCTGGGCCGGTTGCTGGAGAAGGCAAAAGAGTCTCCGGAACTGGCCATGGTGAAGCTGGCTGACAGGCTGGACAACACCCTTGATCTGCGGGTTGATCTGCAGGATTCCGCCGACCGCCCCCACTGTTTCCAGGTCATCTTTGATATTCTTTTTGTCAATTCCTACAAGGGGCGGCACCCCGGCAGGCCTCATCCGGCGACCGGCAGGATAAACGGCGCCATGCGGCTCTATCAGCTTTATAAAAACTCGGTTTTTCTTTCCATGCTGCGCAGTGAAAAGGTGCCTCTGTCTGACGGCGCGCGCAAGCTGTTCTACTCGCTGGCCGTTGCCGGCATTCGTGAGGCGCAGACCATTCTGCTGCATATTTTTTCCTATCACGTAAAGGAGCCGAGTGCGCAGCGGTCTATTCTGTTCGAGGCCATGGAGTATTCCCACAGCGGAGGATTCGAGGCGATCAGGGAAGAAGGGCCCAATGAACTGGACGGCCTGTTTCGCAAATATTTTGTTTATGACGATTCGGAAAGCAAAAAAAGGTGCCAGGCTGATCTGTATGAAAACAAAAGGCTGATGGCGCTGGTCGCCGTATCTTTTCTCATTATCTTTGCTAATTTCATCAACAGTGACGACTATGTGATTCAAGGCATCTCCGCCGCCGGCATCATCCCGCAGAAATGAGGGGCCGTTCTTCCGGCATGCCGGTGCGGATTTATCCGGGGAGCTGGTAGCGGCGCATGCGGACACTGATCAGGATGCCGATGCCGGCCATGGTGGTCAACAGCGAGGAGCCTCCATAGCTGAAAAGGGGCAGGGGCATTCCCACCACCGGGAGCATGCCCATGACCATGGCGAGGTTGATGAAGGCCTGCCAGAAGATGAGCGAGACGACGCCGATGCAGAGCAGGGTGCCGAATTTATCCCGGGAGGAGACGGCGCTGTTTAATCCCCAGAGAATCAGGAAAAAGTAGGCGGACAGGAAGATGACCGAGCCGACAAAGCCGAACTCTTCCGCCCAGATGGAAAAGGCGAAGTCGGTGTGGCGTTCGGGCAGAAAGTCGAGATGTCCCTGGGTGCCGGCGAGAAAGCCCTTGCCGAAGGTAAGCCCGCTGCCCACGGCGATTTTTGACTGAAGGATGTGATAGCCGCTGCTGAGCGGATCGGCTTCAGGGTTGAGAAACGTTTCAATGCGCTGTTTCTGGTAGGGCTTCAGGACGAATTTCCAGGCAAAGGGAATCAGGGAGGCGCACACTCCCAGCAGGATGCTCAAGGTCTGCCATTTCAGTTTGACAAAGAGGGTGAGGGAAACAAAAATGAAACCCAGCATCAGCGCCGTGCCGAGGTCCGGCTGCTTGAGAATCAGCAGAAAGGGGACAAGGGTCAGCGTAATGGGTGCGATCAGTTCTCGCAGGGTGAAGCCCTTGTCCGTATCCATGCGCGAGTAATAACTTGCCAGGGTGATGACCAGCATGAGCTTGGCGGGTTCCGACGGCTGCAGGTTGAAGAAACCGAGATCTATCCAGCGCTGGGCGCCCATCTGGGTCTTGCCGAGAACCAAGGCATACAGTAGCACCAGGCAGGTGACGCCGTAAATGGTATAATTCCAGGACATGAGGTGGCGGTAGTCGATACTGATAATGGCCAGAATCAGCCCCATTCCCATGATGAAATAATAGAGCTGTTTCAAATAAACCGGGGTGCCCGTGGGTTTCCCCGGATAAACGGCGCTGTAAAGGTTCATCAGGCACATGCCGGCGATAAGCGTCAGCCAGAGCAGGATGACCCAGTCGAAATGCTGGAGAAGTCTGCGGTCAAAACGTAACATGGTCTCTCGGTCTCTCTCCTTGCGGGAAGGATGACGGTCAATTTTCCAGTTCTGCTGGAGCCTCTTCCTCTGCCGCGATTATTTCCTTGAAATATTCTTCCAGCACTTTTTTGGCAATGGGTCCGGCGGCTGATCCGCCATGGCCCCCATGCTCGACAAGAACCGTGACGGCGATTTCCGGTTTGTCGGCCGGGGCAAAACAGGTAAACCAGGCATGGTCCCGGTACTTTCGGGGCATGGCGTCTTCCGTCATGCTCTTGAATTTTGCCATGCGGACAACCTGGGCGGTGCCGGTCTTGCCGCCGACAAGTATTTTGTCGAGTTTTGCGCTGCCGCCGGTGCCGTGGCGGTCGTTGACCGTTGAGATCATGCCTTGCATGATCAACGCAAGGGATGACTTCGTTCCGAGTACCTCGCCCAGCAATTCCGGTTCCACGTCTTTTAGGGTGGTGCCGTCCGGATTTTTTATCGTTTCAAGCAGCAGGGGCCTGTAGAGCTTGCCGCCATTGACGACCGCCGCGGTCATGCGGCAGATTTGCAAGGGGGTGGCAAGATTGAACCCTTGGCCGATGGCAACGGACAGGGTTTCGCCATCCTGCCAGCGCTCCTTTTTTTTCTCTTTTTTCCAGGCGGACGTGGGGACAAGCCCCGGCTTTTCGTGTTCCAGCACGATTCCCGTGGTCCGGCCGAGGCCGAGGGATTGAGCATAGGCAGCCAGCCGGTCAACGCCGAGTTTCATGCCCACCTGGTAGAAATAGACATCGCAGGACTCGGCGATGGCCCGGTTGAGGCTGACCGCGCCGTGACCGCTATTTTTCCAGCAGCCGTAGCGTCGGTTGTAAACATGAAGTCCTCCGTTGCAGTAAAAAACAGTATCCGGGGTGATAATTTTTTCCGTCAATCCGCCCAGGGCGGTGATAAGTTTGTAGGTCGAACCGGGCGGATACTGGCCCTGAATGGTTTTGTCGATCAGGGGGCGAAGAGGGTCATTAAGGTGTTTTTGCCAGTTTTTGCTGGAAATGCCGCCTATGAATTCGGCCAGCTGCAAGGGTGGGGAACTGGCGAGGGCCAGCAGTTTGCCGGTATGCACCTCCATGACCACCACTGCTCCGCCGAAACCATCGAGGGCCTTTTCCGCGGTTTGCTGCAGATCGATATCGATGGTCAACTGCAGGTCGTTGCCGGGCAGAGGGTCCTGGTGCTGCAGTTCCTGCTGCTCAAAGCCAAGCACGTCAACTTCCAGATACCGATGTCCCTTTTCGCCGTGCAGATCTTTTTCGAAAAGCTTTTCGATACCCATTTTCCCCACCGGATCACCGCCGCGATACTCGGCATATTCCGGGAGTTCCATTTCTTTCTTGCTGATCTGGCCGATGTAGCCGATCATGTGCGAGGCCATGTTGGCGTAGAGATAGTCACGACTCGGGACTGCGTCGATGCGCACGCCGGGCAGGTCAAAATGATGATTTTCGATGTACACCAAGGTTTTCCAGTCAATATCCTCTTTGATCAGGATGGGCATGTACCGGGGCTGGTCCGCAGCTTCGCGGACGCGGTCAAGCAGTGCGGAAATATCTTCATTTAAGATCTGGGCAAGCTGCTTGATCACCTCGTCGGGATTCGGCGCATCTTCCTTGGTCCACAGGAGATTGAAATAGGGCCGGTTGGTGATGATGACGCGACCATGGCGGTCCAGGATATTGCCGCGGGGAGCCTGTATCTGCTGAATCCTGATGCGGTTGTTTTCCGCCAGTTTGACATATTCGTCTCCCTTCTTTATCTGCAGAAACCAGAGTCGGGCGACAAGCACGGCAATGAAGACAATAACGACGGCCGTGGCGACATCAACCCGTTTTTTCAGGACAAGGAGTTCTTCCTCGTCGATTTTGTTAATTCTTTCAAGCGGTCTGCGTATTCGCGGCATGATGTTACGTCAAGAAGAGTCCGGTTATTCCCGGAAGGTGTTTTTTGATTTCGGACGTTGAAAAAAGATAACCGCCCGCCTGGGGGTGAGCCAAGAGTCCAGCGCGTCGAACAGGGCAAAAAGGGGCGGCATGAAAAGGGAAATCATAAGCATCTGCAGCAGAATTTTTATCCAGTTCCAGGAAAGTTCGTTTTCCGGAGCGAGAAAGGTGGCGAAAGTAAAAAGCACGGTGTTGACCAGCAGATAACAAGAAAGCACCAGGGGAAACCGATGGGCTGTTTCATGAATTGCAAGTTTTCTCGCCACTGCTTTCAGGAGAGCAAAAAGCAACAAATAGGTTACGGGATAAATGCCGAGGAAGATCCCGGAAAAAATATCCATGATCAGGCCGAGGAGCAGGAGAAGGACCGCACCCCGGTAAATATCGAATCGCAACGCAACAAAGACGATGAGTACGAAAAGCGGATCAGGGCGGCCCATCCAGTCAGGCAGGGACGGCAGCAGCGACGTCTGCAGAATGAGGAGCAGAACCGCAATGAGAAAGTAGGATAGGACTGCCATGACTTAATGGTATTGACTATTGAGATCCCGACCGGCAAGGGAATTTTCGTGCATGATGATCAAAAGGAATTCCAGCTGGGAAAAATCAACCGCCGGCTCAATGTCGATTTTCTGAAACATGCCGCGTTTGCTTTTGGTCACCTGGGAAACGGTACCCACCGGCAAGCCTTTCGGGAAAATGTCGCCGAGGCCGGAGGTGACGATGATATCTCCCTTTTCCACGTCCGCGTTTTTTAAAACATAAAGAAGATTGAAGCCGTTGCCGCCGTTGCCTTTCAGGATTCCCTGCACCCTGTTTTTCTGGACAAGAACATCGATCGCGCTGTTCGGGTCATTGGCAAGAAGGACTTTTGCATAATTCGGCGACGACTCAAGAATCTGGCCGACAACTCCTTCCACTGTTACCACGGGCATTCCCTTTTCAACTCCCTCGCTGCTTCCCCGGTCAATAATAATTGTGCGGAACCAGAGGGAGGGATCCCTGCCTATTATCTGGGCGGTGAGGGTAGGCGGGGGAAGCGTTTCCTTCATCTGCAGCAGTTTGCTTAAGCGGACATTGGTAGCCACCGCTTCGCGATGCTTGATGTTCATGGCCTTGTATTTCTCAAGCTCGGTAATGAGCTTCTCGTTTTCATCACGGACATCAAGCAGTGCGATGTAGTTGGACCAGACTCCGGCAATGCCGTCGGCAATGGTCGTCACGACATACTGGCCTTTGCCGATAAGGTCCAGCCCCAGCCGCTGCGGGGCATTTAACTCTTGCCGGCCGACGGTTGAAACGATGAGGATGAGGATGAAAGTCAGGATGGAACCGAAGAGAAGGTAGAGCTTAAGCTGCTTCGATGTTTTCTTTTTTTTTCTCATTAGGGTATCAGTTTACCATCACCTCTTTGAGAACATCGATGTTTTCCAGCGCCTTGCCGGAACCGAGCACCACGGACGAAAGCGGGTCGTCGGCGATGATGATCGGCAGCCCTGTTTCCTGCTTCAGGCGTTTGTCGAGATTGCGGAGCAACGCGCCTCCGCCGGTCAGCACGATTCCCTGGTCGACGATGTCGGCCGACAGCTCCGGCGGAGTCAGTTCCAGGGCCATTTTCACCGTCTCAATAATGGCATCGACCTGCTCGGCAATGGCCAGATTGATTTCGCCGGAATCGATTGTCAGTGTTTTGGGAACGCCGGAAACCAGATCCCGGCCCTTGATATCCATGGTTTCATAGGGCGGTTCCGGCATGACGTCGGCAATGGTGGTTTTGATCACCTCGGCGGAATGCTCGCCGATGGCCAGGTTGTGTTTGCGCTTGATGTGCTGGAGAATGGCATCATCCATCTTGTCGCCGGCTACCCGGACGGATTTGGCGTATACGATACCGGCCAGGGAGATGACGGCGACCTCGGTGGTGCCGCCGCCGATATCGACAATCATATTGGCTGTCGGTTCGGTGATGGGCAGCCCCGCACCGATGGCCGCGGCCATCGGTTCTTCAATAAGATAGACCTCGCGCGCGCCGGCGGATTCGGCGGATTCGCGCACCGCTCTTTTTTCGACTTGGGTTATGCCGGAGGGGACGCTGATAATGATGCGCGGATGGACCAGGGTCCTGCGATTGTGAACCTTGTTGATGAAATAACGGAGCATGGCTTCGGTGACTTCAAAGTCGGCGATGACGCCATCCTTGATCGGACGGATGGCAACTATGTTGCCGGGGGTTCGGCCGAGCATCATTTTCGCCTCTTTTCCCACCGCCAGAACCTTGTTGCTGCGATGGTCCTTGCGGACGGCGACAACGGAAGGTTCGCGCAGGACGATCCCTTTTCCCTTGACATAAACAAGAGTGTTGGCGGTTCCAAGGTCAATGGCCAGGTCATTGGACAGCCAGCCGAATAATGAGTCAAAAGGAGAAAACATTAATGTGCTCCCAAGGGGGTTGAATTTCAGAAATTTTCATGAGACAATCTGCCGCCGTTCCATGGAATGTCTTGTGATTAATGGAACCAATACGTGGCGGTCTTAAAAATAAAGTTTGCTTGTCCGCAACGTACGGCCTATCGGAGGTGCAAGATTCCGTGCAATGGCCGGCTCGGAATCAGGCGGAATCCACTGTCTTCTCATCGGGGGGAAGTTTGTCGAATCCATCAATCATGTCGCAAAACCAATCAATATAAGCGATTGCTTATCCTTAAAACATTGAATTTTAGCAAAAAAAAATATTGTTAGCAAGAGAAATGCCCCCGTTTGCTCAATTAGTTTATTGGCACTATGTGGTAGTTGGGTGTCGCGGAAAAAATACTTGACAGCCACTGTTGTGAACGATTATATGGGAGCACAAATTTCAGTGGAGTGGGGCTATAGCTCAGCTGGGAGAGCGCTTGAATGGCATTCAAGAGGTCAGCGGTTCGATCCCGCTTAGCTCCACCAATCTTTATTTCATGCCAAGCTCCGGTTTCCCGGGGTGTCAAATCCGAATTTCGGGTAGGGTTTTTATCTCACATCGCCAGGATATGATCTTTCATTCGGGGAGGGCTTTTTAAAAGTTTTTCCTTATAGTGAAGATAAAGCCTCTGCCGGTACTCAAGAATTGGCCTTCTTTCCGCCGCAGAGGCTTTTTTTTCTTTTTATCGGAGTTTGTTCATGTCTTCGAGCCAGAATCCCGCCGACAGCACTGTAAAAAATCTCAATAAGCAGGTAACCGATGAAGCGATTCTCAAGGTGACCAAGGAGATAATCGTCAAATTTATTGAGGTTGGCCGGCTTTCTCCAGCCAATTTTGATGAGACGTTTGAGCAGGTCCATCAGACAGTTCTGCGAGCCGTCCGGTCATGACGCACGGCCGGCAAACCGCTGAACTTTTACCCGAGCTTAATTATTTCCCGGAAAGTACCTCTCGTATCCACCTGATGGGTATCTGCGGCACCGGCATGGCCGCCGTGGCTGGCATGCTCAAAAGCCGGGGATACACCGTCACCGGCTCGGACAGCCATGTCTATCCGCCCATGAGTGATTTTCTGGCGCAGTGCGGCATTCCGATCATGGAGGGCTATCGCCCGGAAAATCTTGAGTCGCGACCTGATCTGGTGGTTGTCGGCAATGTGATTACCCGCAAAAATCCTGAAGCCCTTGAACTCGCCCGCCTTTCCATTCCTTATCTTTCCTTCCCGCAACTCTTGGGCCATCGTTTTCTGGCTGACAAAAAATCTCTTGTGGTGGCGGGGACTCACGGCAAGACGACAACCTCATCACTTCTCGCTACCATGCTGCATGGCGCGGGGCTTGATCCCGGTTTCATGATCGGCGGCATTGTCCAGGCCTTTGGTAAAAATTTCAAGGTGGGCGACGGTCTCTATTTTGTTGTCGAAGGGGACGAATACGATACCGCCTTTTTCGATAAGGGGCCGAAGTTTCTTCATTATCAGCCGCATATTGCCATCATTACCAGTATTGAATTCGATCATGCCGACATTTATGCGGATCTTGAAGCGGTTAAAGAGTCTTTTCGCCGGCTTGTGGCTATCATGCCGCCGGACGGCTGTTTGATTGCCTGTCTTGATGATCCTGTCGTGCGCGAAATCGTCGCTGCCGCTCCCTGCCGCGTATCTGGTTATGGTGAGGGGGATGGAAATGAATGGCGGCTCGTTCATGTGCAATGCTCACGGCAGGGAACCTCCTTTTCCGTTTTGCGGAAAGGGGAGTCGTTCGGTTCTTTTGTCACCTCCATGCCCGGCCGGCATAATTGCCTCAATGCCCTTGCGGTGATTGCCGTGCTTGATTCCCTGGGGCTTTCCCCTGCTGTTATCCGGCGGGAATTACAGGCATTTACCGGGGTCAGGAGACGTCAGGAAGTCAGAGGGGTCGTGTCCGGTGTGACGGTGATCGATGATTTTGCCCATCATCCCACCGCGGTGCGGGAGACCCTTGCCGCGTTGCGGTCGGTTTACGCCGGCCAGCGGTTGCTTGCTGTTTTTGAACCACGGACCAACTCGAGTCGACGGCGGGTGTTTCAGCAGGATTATGTCGGGGCCTTTGATGCGGCGGACCTGGTGCTGGTCAAGGAACCCGATGCCCTGGCCGCCGTTCCCGAAGGGCAACGTTTTTCCGCCCGGGAGTTGGTTGATGATCTGCGGAGTCGGGGGGTGGACAGTCATTATTTCCCCGGCACCGATCATATACTTCTTCATCTTGCCGCCAATCTCCGTGCCGGCGATGTTGTGGCCATTTTGTCAAACGGTGGTTTCGACAACATTCACGAACGTCTCCTGCTGCAGCTCGAATCCTCTCGTACGTAAAGCACCACTCCTATCCCCGTATCTCTACGGATTTTTCAATGCCTGCCACCACAATGTCGTTTTGTGCAAAAGCACGAAACGTGCACGCATTCTTTACGTTTATTTGAAATAATTATGAACTGTTGCATGATGTGAAGCAATGCGTGGCGTGGAGTGTGTGCTAATTCGGAAATGTGTGAATAGTCATTCATTTTTTGCTTGACATAGGCTGGTCTATGGGATAAAAACGGCTGGAAGTATGCAACAATTATGTTGTGTGCGACCAAAAGAGTCGGCCTGTGACGGCCAAATCCACCAAATTTTAGGTGTAGGGCGCATGATCCCTGCATTTGCGATTCGCCCGGTAGTATTCATAAGGGGCGAACAAAGGAGCCGCATCGTGGAACAGCAATCTCTCTTGGATCTTCTTTATATTGCCGCTTTTACACTTTGCGGTCTCGGTTTCGGCTTCGGCCCCCTCCTCATTGTTTATTTCTTTGCACCCCGTGGAACCCGGCAAATCGTCAACAAGACAAGAATTCCTATTGAGTGCGGCATGTTGACCATCGGTCCAGCCTGGATTCGTTATGGAATTCTTTATTATCTTTATGCCTTGATGTTTCTGGCCTTTGATGTTGATGTGCTGTTTCTTTTCCCGGTGGCCGCTGTTTATAACGATTTCCCTGGTATGCGGGGTTTTGTCGAGATAGTTTTATTTGTCGGAATTCTTTCACTGGCGATTGTTTATGCATGGAATAAGGGAGTGTTCAAGTGGGAACGGAAAGTATACCAACAGTAGAGAGTGCTATCCCCTCGGCATTGGTGCAGTTTCATCAATTGGATAAACTGCGTATGTTGGCCAGGGCGAACTCATTGTGGCCCATGACCTTCGGCTTGGCCTGCT
This region of Desulfobulbaceae bacterium DB1 genomic DNA includes:
- a CDS encoding type III restriction endonuclease subunit R produces the protein MTCEIHAREKIDQLLTQAGWLVQDVKDTNIFAAKGVAIREFPLKSGHGFADYLLYVDAKAAGVIEAKKTGTTLTGVEIQSDKYAHGLPDGLPAWAKPLPFCYESTGDETRFTNNLDPAPRSRQVFAFHKPEYLFEEAEKIPSQTAEATSGYLSRHSTLRGRLRTMPPLIEDGFWPAQIQAVKNLEKSLARDCPRSLIQMATGSGKTFTAISIIYRLIKFAGAKRVLFLVDRGNLGKQTLKEFQQYVSPYNNYKFSEEFIVQRLTSNTIDTTAKVCICTIQRLYSMLRGQELPEEAEDQSPHGLDSLFKEIPPLEYNPDIPIETFDFIITDECHRSIYNLWRQVLEYFDAFLIGLTATPSKQTFGFFNRNLVMEYDHERAVADGVNVNYDVYRIKTRITEAGSKVESGYYIDKRDRETRTTRWEKLDEDFEYDPNKLDRDVVAVDQIRTIVQTFRDKVLTEIFPGREYVPKTLIFAKDDSHAEDIVKIIREEFGKGNDFAQKITYRTSGGTPEQLIASFRNSFNPRIAVTVDMIATGTDIKPLEIVMFMRAVRSRSFFEQMKGRGVRIINQSDLQSVTPDARVKDHFIIVDCVGVCEMDKTDSRPMERKPTVSFEKLLQAIALGNTEPDVISSLAARMARIGRQITPADDRQVTLLSNGKTIEQLTAGLVTAIKPDNQIDRARQDNGGTEPSEEQIKQAGVKLIVEATRPLHNPALRNFLVEVKRKNEQIIDNISEDQVISAAFSVEALEKVKSMVQSFEQFLADNRDEITALQVLYSRPYKSRLRFADIKELAARIEKPPHHFRVDNLWDAYAALEKARVKGANAPHILTDLVSLVRFAMHQENELVPFPEKVEANFKAWLAQQEASGRKFTDEQRNWLIMIRDHIAANLGIETDDFDYAPFAQQGGLGKVHQLFGEELNVIIEELNEALAA
- a CDS encoding rod shape-determining protein RodA, encoding MLRFDRRLLQHFDWVILLWLTLIAGMCLMNLYSAVYPGKPTGTPVYLKQLYYFIMGMGLILAIISIDYRHLMSWNYTIYGVTCLVLLYALVLGKTQMGAQRWIDLGFFNLQPSEPAKLMLVITLASYYSRMDTDKGFTLRELIAPITLTLVPFLLILKQPDLGTALMLGFIFVSLTLFVKLKWQTLSILLGVCASLIPFAWKFVLKPYQKQRIETFLNPEADPLSSGYHILQSKIAVGSGLTFGKGFLAGTQGHLDFLPERHTDFAFSIWAEEFGFVGSVIFLSAYFFLILWGLNSAVSSRDKFGTLLCIGVVSLIFWQAFINLAMVMGMLPVVGMPLPLFSYGGSSLLTTMAGIGILISVRMRRYQLPG
- a CDS encoding penicillin-binding protein 2; this translates as MPRIRRPLERINKIDEEELLVLKKRVDVATAVVIVFIAVLVARLWFLQIKKGDEYVKLAENNRIRIQQIQAPRGNILDRHGRVIITNRPYFNLLWTKEDAPNPDEVIKQLAQILNEDISALLDRVREAADQPRYMPILIKEDIDWKTLVYIENHHFDLPGVRIDAVPSRDYLYANMASHMIGYIGQISKKEMELPEYAEYRGGDPVGKMGIEKLFEKDLHGEKGHRYLEVDVLGFEQQELQHQDPLPGNDLQLTIDIDLQQTAEKALDGFGGAVVVMEVHTGKLLALASSPPLQLAEFIGGISSKNWQKHLNDPLRPLIDKTIQGQYPPGSTYKLITALGGLTEKIITPDTVFYCNGGLHVYNRRYGCWKNSGHGAVSLNRAIAESCDVYFYQVGMKLGVDRLAAYAQSLGLGRTTGIVLEHEKPGLVPTSAWKKEKKKERWQDGETLSVAIGQGFNLATPLQICRMTAAVVNGGKLYRPLLLETIKNPDGTTLKDVEPELLGEVLGTKSSLALIMQGMISTVNDRHGTGGSAKLDKILVGGKTGTAQVVRMAKFKSMTEDAMPRKYRDHAWFTCFAPADKPEIAVTVLVEHGGHGGSAAGPIAKKVLEEYFKEIIAAEEEAPAELEN
- a CDS encoding HNH endonuclease; protein product: MTTKQALSATNAKGRAITDALRDLELRQKTYREQALKIFPWVCAKCGREFSGKKLKDLTVHHKDHNHDNNPPDGSNWELLCLYCHDNEHSRFLESEWQDGPTIPGERPSSVTHNPFANLQSLLAGKTKDKK